In Arthrobacter citreus, a single genomic region encodes these proteins:
- a CDS encoding exodeoxyribonuclease VII large subunit, with product MTEKLPVTVTALTKYLKAKFQADRNLQSILLRGEISNFKRHSSSGHYYFTLKDDGARIAAVMFQSYNANIAFQPTDGMQVIVQGEINVYPGSGSYQIYIRDMQPDGVGGLFVAYEQLKKKLLEEGLFDQKFKKKIPSFPSVIGVATSPTGAAVRDIITTIQRRYPIGKIVVIPTLVQGEGAPTSVVKSIETANKMKEIDVLIVGRGGGSIEELWAFNDEKVARAIFTSKIPIISAVGHETDTTIADYVADLRAPTPTAAAELVSLSQREILEQFSVRETRLNKAIDTIIERKKAQLKSVQDAYVFRYPNSLLHPKQEQFDRINERFHSTINEIVKSKINKHKELNSSLLIHHPSNRIQLEKQKHLQLHMTLQKEFNRLVTQKKFEMEKIVHTLDALSPLKVMARGYSLAYKDNNELIKSVNQAKSGDRFQLQMTDGKLNCEVLEVKGE from the coding sequence ATGACGGAAAAGCTACCAGTTACTGTTACCGCATTAACTAAATATTTAAAAGCAAAGTTTCAAGCGGATCGAAATTTACAAAGTATACTTCTCCGTGGAGAAATCTCAAACTTTAAACGTCATTCATCTAGCGGTCATTATTATTTTACCTTAAAAGATGATGGTGCTAGAATTGCGGCGGTCATGTTTCAATCCTATAATGCTAATATAGCATTTCAACCAACTGATGGTATGCAGGTTATTGTTCAAGGTGAAATAAATGTATACCCTGGGTCTGGTAGCTATCAAATCTACATAAGAGACATGCAACCTGATGGGGTTGGCGGTCTCTTTGTAGCTTATGAACAATTAAAGAAAAAACTATTAGAAGAAGGACTCTTTGATCAGAAATTTAAGAAAAAGATTCCTTCTTTTCCTAGTGTAATCGGGGTTGCGACTTCACCGACTGGAGCAGCCGTACGGGACATAATAACAACAATTCAAAGAAGATATCCAATTGGTAAAATAGTCGTAATACCGACTCTTGTACAAGGAGAAGGTGCCCCTACATCAGTTGTGAAATCAATTGAAACAGCTAATAAAATGAAAGAAATTGATGTTTTAATAGTCGGGCGAGGTGGAGGTTCAATTGAGGAGCTTTGGGCTTTTAATGATGAAAAAGTCGCAAGAGCTATTTTTACATCAAAAATTCCAATTATTTCAGCAGTTGGGCATGAGACCGATACGACTATAGCTGATTATGTTGCCGATTTACGAGCTCCTACACCAACAGCTGCGGCAGAGTTAGTTTCTTTAAGTCAGAGAGAAATTCTAGAACAATTTTCAGTAAGAGAAACAAGACTTAATAAAGCGATAGATACAATTATCGAACGTAAAAAAGCTCAATTAAAGTCAGTTCAAGATGCTTATGTTTTTAGGTATCCAAATTCATTATTACATCCAAAACAAGAACAGTTTGATCGAATTAATGAGCGCTTTCACTCGACAATAAATGAAATTGTGAAATCGAAAATCAATAAACATAAAGAGCTTAATTCGTCATTACTAATACATCATCCGAGTAATAGAATTCAGCTTGAAAAACAAAAACACTTGCAGTTACATATGACTTTACAAAAAGAATTTAATCGACTTGTAACCCAGAAAAAATTTGAAATGGAAAAAATAGTGCATACACTTGATGCACTTAGTCCATTAAAGGTTATGGCCAGGGGTTATTCATTAGCTTATAAAGATAATAATGAACTGATAAAATCGGTTAACCAAGCAAAAAGCGGAGATCGATTCCAGTTACAAATGACTGATGGAAAATTAAATTGTGAAGTACTTGAAGTAAAAGGAGAGTAA
- a CDS encoding exodeoxyribonuclease VII small subunit encodes MSQNELSFEEAIKEIETIVQKLEQGDVPLEKAIEYFQEGIKLSQVCQEKLTKVEKQMTSILNEQGEQTPFTVEEE; translated from the coding sequence TTGTCACAAAACGAACTATCTTTTGAAGAAGCAATTAAAGAGATTGAAACGATTGTACAAAAACTAGAGCAAGGTGATGTACCACTTGAAAAAGCAATCGAATATTTTCAAGAAGGTATAAAACTGTCTCAAGTTTGTCAAGAAAAGCTTACAAAAGTTGAAAAACAAATGACATCGATTTTAAATGAACAAGGTGAGCAAACTCCTTTTACTGTTGAGGAGGAATAA
- a CDS encoding GNAT family N-acetyltransferase: MIRNLSTNRTMLREFVENDWKQVHKYASQKDVCQFQPWGPNSEDDTKEFVRTILVDQKKINRTRFALAIIEKESDELIGSIEFNIRDEKNLIGEIGYIINPSYWGKGFATEAAKEIISFGFEQFKLHRVFATCDVRNIGSAKVLEKCGLTLEGKMREDLLLRDGWRDTFLYSILEHEWSI; encoded by the coding sequence ATGATTCGAAATTTGAGTACAAATCGTACAATGTTACGTGAGTTTGTAGAAAATGATTGGAAGCAAGTACATAAATATGCATCTCAAAAAGATGTATGTCAATTTCAGCCATGGGGACCAAATTCTGAAGACGATACAAAGGAATTTGTTCGAACGATACTTGTTGATCAGAAAAAAATAAATAGGACAAGGTTTGCATTGGCAATAATCGAAAAAGAATCAGATGAGCTAATAGGCTCGATTGAGTTTAATATTAGGGATGAAAAAAATCTAATCGGTGAAATTGGATATATCATTAATCCAAGCTATTGGGGAAAGGGCTTTGCTACTGAAGCTGCAAAAGAAATCATTTCATTTGGGTTTGAACAATTTAAGCTTCACCGAGTATTTGCAACATGTGATGTTAGAAATATTGGATCAGCAAAAGTACTCGAAAAGTGTGGGCTAACTTTGGAAGGGAAAATGCGCGAAGATTTATTACTGAGAGATGGATGGAGAGACACGTTTTTATACAGCATTTTAGAACATGAATGGAGTATTTAG
- the argR gene encoding transcriptional regulator ArgR: MNKGQRHIKIREIIAKNEVETQDELVQSLRDLGFKVTQATISRDIKELHLVKVPLSDGRYKYSLPADQRFNPLQKLKRLLIDSFIKIDSSSHLIVMKTLPGNANAVGALIDHLDWAEIMGTICGDDTILIICRTPVDAEDLKEKFIDMLQ, translated from the coding sequence ATGAATAAAGGTCAGCGTCATATAAAAATACGTGAAATTATCGCGAAAAATGAAGTCGAAACACAAGATGAATTAGTACAATCATTACGAGATTTAGGTTTTAAAGTAACTCAAGCAACTATTTCTCGTGACATAAAAGAGCTACACCTAGTAAAAGTACCATTATCAGATGGTCGATATAAATATAGCTTACCTGCGGATCAACGATTTAATCCATTACAAAAATTAAAAAGACTTTTAATTGATTCATTTATTAAAATTGATAGTTCTAGTCATTTAATCGTAATGAAAACATTACCGGGTAATGCAAATGCTGTTGGTGCATTAATTGATCATTTAGATTGGGCTGAAATTATGGGTACAATCTGTGGTGATGATACGATATTAATTATTTGTCGTACACCTGTAGATGCTGAGGATTTAAAAGAAAAATTTATTGACATGCTTCAATAG
- the nusB gene encoding transcription antitermination factor NusB: MKRRKARELALQTLFQMDLSEANATEALEHVLEEAEEKQDAFLDAIVTNYVDHKLVIDEQLASKVESWTIDRLANVDRNILRIALVELNYLEDVPKSVAINEAIEIAKIYGDDDSSKFINAVLSKF; the protein is encoded by the coding sequence ATGAAACGTAGAAAAGCAAGGGAACTTGCATTACAAACATTATTTCAAATGGATTTAAGTGAGGCAAATGCAACAGAAGCATTAGAGCATGTATTAGAAGAAGCTGAAGAAAAACAAGATGCATTTTTAGATGCGATCGTAACGAATTATGTTGATCATAAATTGGTGATTGACGAACAGTTAGCTTCAAAAGTCGAAAGTTGGACGATTGATCGCTTAGCTAATGTTGATCGTAATATTCTTAGAATTGCTTTAGTGGAATTAAATTACTTAGAGGATGTTCCTAAAAGTGTAGCAATCAATGAAGCGATTGAAATTGCAAAAATTTACGGTGACGATGATTCTAGTAAATTTATCAATGCGGTATTATCAAAATTCTAA
- the recN gene encoding DNA repair protein RecN, whose product MLSEIIIKNFAIIEEVAISFEKGLTVLSGETGAGKSIIIDAIGLLLGGRGSAEFVRYDTDKAEIEGLFHIENENHLIYARCRELGFDIEDEMIILKRDITSTGKSICRINGKLVTTSILKEIGGLLVDIHGQHESQDLMDQEHHLPMLQQYDEKAIHPLVTEYQSIFNNYMALKKQLKQLTENEQQMAHRLDLIQFQLSEIQNANLQENEDDQLMEERLKISNFERIYKSLVEAYQSLSQDGSGLDSVRSSMYSLESVTNIDNDIKEMHEGISSSYYLLEDISYRLRDSIEQMEYDPNRLNEIETRLSEISTLKKKYGHSVADILQYAEGIEQELDTIQHKDKHIEKLEKELDQVTDKLIEAAKLLSNKRKELAIKLTADIHKELKELYMDKTTFEIMFEVEEGQETDPLLGDKHVKFKKDGFDFVEFYISTNPGEPLKPLAKVASGGELSRMFLALKSIFTKHQGITSIIFDEVDTGVSGRVAQAIAEKIHKVSINSQVLCITHLPQVASMADTHLFIAKLIDGNRTKTSVTPLRNDQKINEIARMIAGVEITDVTIQHAKELIEQATSTKFQAQ is encoded by the coding sequence TTGTTATCTGAAATTATCATTAAAAATTTTGCAATCATTGAGGAAGTAGCCATTTCATTTGAAAAGGGTTTAACTGTACTAAGTGGTGAAACAGGAGCTGGGAAGTCAATTATTATTGACGCCATCGGTCTATTACTTGGTGGTCGTGGGTCTGCAGAATTCGTAAGATATGATACTGATAAAGCAGAAATAGAAGGCTTATTTCATATCGAAAATGAGAATCATTTAATTTACGCTAGATGTAGAGAATTAGGTTTTGACATTGAAGATGAAATGATTATATTAAAAAGAGATATTACTTCAACTGGAAAAAGTATTTGTCGCATCAATGGTAAGTTAGTGACAACTTCTATTTTAAAGGAAATTGGTGGTCTCTTGGTTGATATTCATGGACAACATGAGAGTCAAGATTTAATGGACCAAGAACATCATTTACCGATGTTACAGCAATATGATGAAAAAGCGATTCATCCTTTAGTTACTGAATATCAATCAATTTTTAATAACTATATGGCCCTAAAAAAACAGTTAAAGCAATTGACTGAAAATGAGCAACAAATGGCGCATAGATTAGATTTAATCCAATTTCAACTATCAGAAATTCAAAATGCTAATTTACAGGAAAATGAAGATGATCAGCTGATGGAAGAAAGACTTAAAATTTCTAATTTTGAACGCATTTATAAATCATTAGTAGAGGCATATCAAAGTTTATCACAGGATGGATCAGGTTTAGATTCAGTTCGATCAAGTATGTATTCTTTAGAATCTGTTACAAATATTGATAATGATATTAAGGAAATGCATGAGGGTATTAGTAGTAGTTATTATTTATTAGAAGATATATCTTATCGATTACGTGATTCCATTGAACAAATGGAATATGATCCAAATAGACTGAATGAAATTGAAACACGTTTAAGCGAAATCTCTACTCTTAAAAAGAAGTATGGACATAGCGTTGCAGACATCTTACAATACGCTGAAGGTATCGAACAAGAGTTAGATACGATCCAACATAAAGATAAGCATATAGAGAAGCTAGAAAAAGAACTAGATCAAGTAACGGATAAACTAATCGAAGCCGCAAAATTACTTTCAAATAAACGTAAAGAATTAGCAATTAAATTAACAGCTGATATACATAAAGAATTAAAAGAGCTTTATATGGATAAAACGACCTTTGAAATTATGTTTGAAGTAGAAGAAGGTCAAGAAACAGATCCATTATTAGGTGATAAACATGTAAAGTTTAAAAAAGATGGATTTGATTTTGTCGAATTTTATATATCGACAAATCCAGGTGAGCCTTTAAAGCCGTTAGCTAAAGTTGCATCAGGCGGAGAGCTATCAAGAATGTTCCTTGCTTTAAAGAGTATATTTACTAAGCACCAAGGAATTACGTCAATTATTTTTGATGAAGTTGATACAGGTGTTAGTGGAAGAGTAGCGCAAGCGATAGCGGAAAAAATACATAAGGTATCGATTAATTCTCAAGTACTTTGTATTACCCACTTACCTCAAGTTGCGTCTATGGCAGATACTCATTTATTTATAGCGAAGTTAATTGATGGCAACCGAACAAAAACTTCTGTTACGCCGTTACGAAATGATCAAAAAATTAATGAAATCGCAAGAATGATTGCTGGAGTAGAAATTACAGACGTTACGATTCAGCATGCTAAAGAATTGATTGAACAAGCAACTTCAACAAAATTTCAAGCTCAATAA
- a CDS encoding TlyA family RNA methyltransferase — MAKKERVDVLLVDRGLIETREKAKRAIMAGLVYTNEQRLDKPGEKIDIELPLQIKGEVMPYVSRGGFKLEKALNTFDVSVQDKIMIDIGSSTGGFTDCALQNGAKKSYALDVGYNQLAWKLRQDERVIVMERTNFRYVKPEDLIEGLPQFASIDVSFISLRLILPVLKTLLVPSSDVVALIKPQFEAGREQVGKKGIVREPKVHEQVIEMMVDFSLRQGYDIKALTFSPITGGDGNIEFLIHLHWEGSKEVGTSELKRSPMEIVNEAHSELKKAK, encoded by the coding sequence ATGGCAAAAAAGGAACGAGTAGACGTACTCCTAGTAGATCGTGGTTTAATCGAAACACGCGAAAAAGCTAAACGAGCGATCATGGCAGGTCTTGTCTATACAAATGAACAAAGATTAGATAAGCCTGGAGAAAAGATTGATATTGAACTACCATTGCAAATTAAAGGTGAAGTAATGCCATATGTAAGTCGTGGTGGATTCAAATTAGAGAAAGCTTTAAACACATTTGATGTATCTGTGCAAGATAAAATTATGATTGATATCGGTTCTTCAACAGGTGGCTTTACAGATTGTGCACTTCAAAATGGAGCGAAAAAATCATATGCACTTGATGTTGGATATAATCAACTTGCATGGAAATTAAGACAAGATGAACGCGTAATTGTTATGGAGAGAACAAATTTTAGGTATGTGAAACCAGAAGATTTAATCGAAGGACTACCGCAATTTGCTTCAATCGACGTGTCATTTATTTCATTGAGATTAATTTTACCAGTTCTAAAAACATTACTAGTACCTTCAAGTGATGTTGTCGCTTTAATCAAACCACAATTTGAAGCAGGTAGAGAACAAGTTGGTAAAAAAGGGATTGTACGCGAACCGAAAGTACATGAACAAGTAATCGAAATGATGGTCGACTTTTCACTACGTCAAGGATATGATATTAAAGCATTAACTTTCTCTCCTATAACAGGTGGAGATGGTAATATTGAATTCTTAATTCATCTTCATTGGGAAGGTTCAAAAGAAGTTGGAACGAGCGAACTAAAACGTTCTCCAATGGAAATTGTAAATGAAGCACATAGTGAATTGAAGAAGGCCAAATAA
- the folD gene encoding bifunctional methylenetetrahydrofolate dehydrogenase/methenyltetrahydrofolate cyclohydrolase FolD, with protein sequence MVATLINGKEISVSIREGLKNGVSELKSQGVTPGLAVVLVGNNSASRTYVNSKHKACNELGMYSEVIELPETVSEDELLLVVNKLNDDQAIHGILVQLPLPAHISEKKVIETISPLKDVDGFHPINIGRMMTNQDSLLPCTPFGILKLIENTNIPISGKHVVVIGRSNIVGKPVGQLFLNENATVTYTHSRTTNLKNITKQADILIVAIGVAKLITADYVKEGAIVIDVGMNRDENGKLCGDVNFEDVKNIAGFITPVPGGVGPMTITMLLHNTLKAASQIDHNINLSVKL encoded by the coding sequence ATGGTAGCAACATTAATTAATGGTAAAGAAATTTCAGTATCTATTCGTGAGGGGTTAAAAAATGGTGTTTCTGAATTGAAAAGTCAAGGTGTTACACCAGGTTTAGCAGTTGTTTTAGTTGGAAATAATTCTGCTTCAAGAACATATGTAAATTCGAAGCACAAAGCATGTAATGAACTAGGTATGTATTCTGAAGTGATTGAATTACCTGAGACAGTTTCTGAAGATGAATTATTATTGGTTGTAAACAAATTAAACGATGATCAGGCAATTCATGGTATTTTAGTTCAGTTACCACTACCTGCTCATATCTCTGAAAAGAAAGTAATTGAAACGATTTCTCCATTAAAAGATGTTGATGGATTTCATCCAATTAATATTGGAAGAATGATGACTAATCAAGATTCATTACTACCTTGTACTCCTTTTGGTATATTAAAATTAATTGAAAATACAAATATTCCGATTAGTGGTAAACATGTGGTTGTTATTGGTCGTAGTAATATTGTAGGGAAACCAGTTGGGCAGTTATTTTTAAACGAAAACGCAACGGTTACTTATACACATTCACGTACAACTAATCTTAAAAATATTACAAAGCAGGCTGATATTCTAATTGTTGCTATTGGTGTAGCAAAATTAATTACGGCTGATTATGTTAAAGAAGGTGCAATTGTTATTGACGTCGGAATGAATAGAGATGAAAATGGCAAATTGTGTGGAGACGTAAATTTTGAAGATGTAAAAAATATTGCTGGATTTATTACTCCTGTACCAGGTGGAGTTGGTCCTATGACAATTACAATGCTACTTCATAATACGTTAAAAGCGGCGTCTCAAATTGATCATAACATTAATTTGAGTGTAAAACTTTAA
- a CDS encoding polyprenyl synthetase family protein — MNTFKEFMEYSSRLVNEEMIKSIESLKAPERLKESMSYSLQGGGKRIRPLLLFATLDAFGNDPVLGIKPACALEMIHTYSLIHDDLPCMDDDDFRRGKPTNHKVFGEDLAVLAGDGLLTYAFKLITEMNDNQVSNSVKLQLISELAIAAGPEGMVAGQVADMEGESKQLSGEELQYIHERKTGKMLMYPVIAGAIISKASAEQLSHLTQFAYKLGIAFQIQDDILDVIGDEEVLGKPVGSDIENDKTTYVKLYTVEGAKERLHTFITEAKQHVRACGIKDDYLISICDFVGNRSF; from the coding sequence ATGAACACTTTCAAGGAATTTATGGAGTATTCCAGTAGACTTGTTAATGAAGAAATGATTAAATCAATTGAGAGTTTAAAAGCCCCAGAGAGATTAAAAGAATCGATGTCTTATTCATTACAAGGTGGCGGGAAACGAATTAGACCTCTTTTACTTTTCGCGACTCTAGATGCATTTGGTAATGACCCAGTACTAGGGATTAAACCTGCATGTGCTTTGGAAATGATTCATACTTATTCATTAATTCATGATGATTTACCTTGTATGGATGATGATGATTTCCGAAGAGGAAAACCGACGAATCATAAAGTATTTGGTGAAGATCTTGCAGTATTAGCAGGTGATGGTTTACTGACATATGCATTCAAATTAATTACAGAAATGAATGACAATCAAGTATCTAATTCAGTGAAGCTACAATTGATTAGTGAATTAGCAATTGCTGCTGGTCCTGAAGGGATGGTTGCTGGTCAGGTTGCAGATATGGAAGGTGAAAGTAAACAGCTTAGTGGTGAAGAATTGCAATATATCCATGAAAGAAAAACGGGTAAAATGCTAATGTATCCAGTTATCGCGGGTGCAATTATTTCAAAAGCTTCAGCTGAGCAATTATCACATCTAACACAATTTGCATATAAACTTGGCATAGCATTTCAAATACAAGATGACATTTTAGATGTAATTGGCGACGAAGAAGTTTTAGGAAAGCCTGTAGGTAGTGATATCGAAAATGATAAAACGACATATGTGAAGCTATACACAGTCGAAGGGGCAAAAGAGAGACTGCATACTTTTATTACAGAAGCTAAACAACATGTTAGAGCATGTGGAATTAAAGATGATTATCTAATCTCAATTTGTGATTTTGTCGGAAATCGCAGTTTTTAA
- a CDS encoding Asp23/Gls24 family envelope stress response protein produces MNENQILEMGTATLGRVEIAPEVIEVIAGIAAAEVDGVSSMRGNLASGISEIIGKKYHGKGVRVDLSDDRITIDVYILVKFGKSIPTVAGNVQDNIRQALLTMTGLELSEVNVHVVGVQFDTKPEQEAPIEL; encoded by the coding sequence ATGAATGAAAATCAAATTTTAGAAATGGGTACTGCGACATTAGGTCGAGTAGAAATCGCACCTGAAGTAATCGAAGTAATTGCTGGTATTGCAGCTGCTGAAGTTGACGGTGTTTCAAGCATGCGTGGTAACCTAGCATCAGGTATTTCTGAAATTATCGGTAAGAAATATCATGGTAAAGGTGTCCGAGTTGATTTATCAGACGATCGAATTACAATCGATGTATACATTCTAGTTAAATTTGGTAAGTCAATCCCAACAGTAGCAGGTAATGTACAAGACAATATCCGTCAAGCTCTATTAACAATGACTGGTCTTGAGTTATCTGAAGTAAACGTTCATGTTGTAGGAGTTCAATTTGATACGAAACCTGAGCAAGAAGCTCCAATTGAACTTTAA
- a CDS encoding 1-deoxy-D-xylulose-5-phosphate synthase, with amino-acid sequence MDLTTIENPSFLKNKTNGELEVLSEEIRKFLIQQLSETGGHIAPNLGVVELTIALHKVFDSPKDKFLWDVGHQSYVHKILTGRAKEFTTLRQFKGLCGFPKRNESEHDVWETGHSSTSLSAAMGMAIARDIKKTGEYIVPIIGDGALTGGMALEAMNHIGHEQKDVIVILNDNEMSIAPNVGALHSILGRLRTTGKYRWAKGELEGVIKKIPGIGDKLSSTSKKLKDSLKYLVTQGMFFEEMGFTYFGPVDGHSYEDLFETLEYAKKTKGPVLVHVLTKKGKGYKPAESDDIGTWHGTGPYKVESGKLIKPNQAPPAWSKLVSDTVLKLALNDERIVALTPAMPVGSKLENFQALLPDRIFDVGIAEQHAATVAAGLATQGMKPFLAIYSTFLQRAYDQVLHDICRQNLNVFIGIDRAGLVGADGETHQGVFDIAFLRHIPNLVLMMPKDENEGQHMVNTAIKYDDGPIALRFPRGNGIGVPMDEELKEIPIGSWEVLREGTDAVILTFGTTIKMALDAADELEKDNISVKVVNARFIKPMDTAMLSDIFKDGKPILTIEEAVLQGGFGSAVLEFASSNNFQNVRVERIGIPDLFVEHGDVDKLLEEIHLTKDESVKKIREMVCNK; translated from the coding sequence ATGGATCTTACGACAATTGAAAATCCGAGTTTTTTAAAAAATAAAACGAACGGTGAGTTAGAAGTATTAAGTGAAGAAATTCGTAAATTTCTTATTCAGCAACTTTCTGAAACTGGTGGCCATATTGCACCAAATTTAGGGGTTGTAGAATTAACGATAGCATTACATAAAGTCTTTGATTCGCCTAAAGACAAATTTTTATGGGATGTAGGACATCAATCATATGTTCATAAAATACTAACTGGTCGAGCGAAGGAATTTACTACACTAAGACAATTTAAAGGATTATGTGGTTTTCCAAAGCGAAATGAAAGTGAACATGATGTATGGGAAACAGGGCATAGCTCGACTTCTCTATCTGCTGCGATGGGAATGGCTATTGCAAGAGATATTAAAAAAACTGGAGAGTATATTGTTCCAATCATCGGAGACGGTGCTTTAACAGGCGGTATGGCTCTAGAGGCGATGAACCATATTGGTCATGAGCAAAAAGATGTCATTGTTATACTGAATGATAATGAAATGTCAATCGCACCTAACGTAGGTGCTTTACATAGCATTTTAGGTAGACTCCGAACAACCGGGAAATATCGTTGGGCAAAAGGTGAACTTGAAGGTGTCATCAAAAAAATTCCAGGAATCGGCGATAAACTTTCAAGTACATCTAAGAAATTAAAAGATAGCCTTAAATATTTAGTTACGCAAGGTATGTTTTTCGAGGAAATGGGCTTCACTTATTTTGGCCCAGTTGATGGACATAGTTATGAAGATTTATTTGAAACGCTTGAATATGCAAAGAAAACTAAAGGTCCAGTATTAGTGCATGTTTTAACGAAAAAAGGAAAAGGGTATAAGCCTGCTGAAAGTGATGACATCGGAACTTGGCATGGCACTGGTCCTTATAAAGTTGAATCAGGTAAGTTAATTAAGCCTAATCAAGCACCACCTGCGTGGAGTAAGCTTGTGAGCGATACGGTTTTAAAATTAGCTTTAAATGATGAGCGAATCGTTGCGCTTACACCTGCAATGCCAGTAGGGTCAAAATTGGAAAATTTCCAAGCGCTATTACCTGATCGAATTTTTGATGTCGGTATTGCTGAACAACATGCCGCAACTGTAGCAGCTGGTTTAGCGACACAGGGGATGAAGCCGTTTTTAGCGATTTACTCTACATTCCTACAAAGAGCATATGACCAAGTGCTACATGATATTTGTCGACAAAATTTAAATGTGTTTATTGGCATAGACCGTGCAGGGTTAGTTGGGGCAGATGGTGAAACACACCAAGGTGTATTTGATATTGCATTCCTACGTCATATACCTAATTTAGTATTAATGATGCCTAAAGATGAAAATGAAGGCCAACACATGGTTAATACTGCCATTAAATATGATGATGGTCCTATTGCATTACGTTTCCCAAGAGGGAATGGAATCGGTGTACCAATGGATGAAGAGTTAAAAGAAATTCCAATAGGCTCATGGGAAGTTTTAAGAGAAGGAACTGATGCCGTAATCCTAACATTTGGAACAACCATTAAAATGGCTCTAGATGCTGCGGATGAATTGGAAAAAGATAATATTTCTGTAAAAGTAGTAAACGCTAGGTTTATTAAACCGATGGATACTGCTATGTTAAGTGATATTTTTAAAGATGGAAAACCAATTTTAACAATCGAAGAAGCAGTCCTACAAGGTGGGTTTGGAAGTGCTGTCTTAGAATTTGCAAGCTCAAATAATTTTCAAAATGTCCGTGTAGAACGCATCGGTATACCTGATTTATTTGTTGAGCATGGTGATGTTGATAAATTGCTTGAAGAAATTCATTTAACAAAAGATGAATCGGTTAAAAAAATCCGTGAAATGGTTTGTAATAAATAA